From a single Microbacterium terrisoli genomic region:
- a CDS encoding Ig-like domain-containing protein, producing the protein MIASAAAITVAAVVITTLAVVYKGNATTELDLNDGSVWVTKQSALMVGHFNDQSRVLDGGLSTATGQYDILQSGQTVLVHDETGHTLATVDPATVALSGSAKIAAGSQVVLGDKTVAVLGTTKGSLWVVPAGGVDAFAPARTKPLATLGPGAAVTVGTDGTVYAVSPKKRTLTTVPVDAQGQATTPETAKLPDLGKNAQVSITVVGTTPVVLDAATGAVLSGAGLRAKVTGTGAVLQQPSADDAAVTIATDAALVRVPLDGSAITSQNADGTGVPAAPVRLNGCSYAAWAGSGRFLRDCDGTTHDRAAQIPGLPAGAHLQFRQNRDVVVLNDIIGGNTWLASDALQQVDNWDDLTPPKGQTEDNDEQVTEDTVQSTLPKRSKQNTPPIANPDDYGVRPGRTTILPVLENDTDADGDVLTVTVPGGDPRVGTLQTINNGSGLQLAVPAEATGTGSFTYKVDDGRKGTATAKVSLTVHPWSTNAAPAQKRTTSLTMEAGGVLTYNVLPDWRDPDGDNLYLKSAQAAPGDEVQVTNDGRITYHALSSTLGRKDVKIYVSDGQKVSTGTLRLDVRPRGSTDPVATADHVIARVGQSTTVSPLVNDYAAGSQELRLTRVGEVAGAKIVPDFQNKTFSFRADDTGTYYVPYLIAAGSATADGIVRVDVEPAADSDQPPVAVQDVATLPVGGDTLVNVLANDSDPAGGILVVQSVDVPADAGVSVAVQGHETLRVTDQGSLADQITIGYTISSGTRSATGQVVVIPVPAASTIRPPSAQDDTAIVRAGDVVTIPVLDNDSDPNGTKLHVAPDLVPPLVDAKDGHAFVSQNTVRFTASDKPGTAYVTYEAVNASGQKDAGYVTIQVTPLSAKSNQAPLPRDLTGRVLVGTTTRIHVPLDGIDPDGDSVQLVGLASAPQKGRVEVGPDYLDYQAIGSTTGEDSFTYRVRDRLGKQATATVHVGIAPASTTNQSPYAVKDTVIMRPGRQVAVPVLANDSDPDGDQFGLVPDGLTVPDAPGLSAEVRGDRVVVTAPNAETQTSLQYTIRDARGATATGVLQISVDKDVPLMAPIARDDLVQADQIKDGSATLDLLANDEDPDGTTDALTVAVSDDAVTRQSDGTFRVPVTDAEQLIMYTVTDQDGLKASAFIHVPSLATLPPALISTKAVTVKSGQKIELPLRDYVRVSRGNGAVITEAGNVSALHGNGDDLVKDGSTLVYTSAERYFGPDAITFEVTDGTGPDDPRGNKATLVLPITVTPPDNEPPTFTNGQVKVAPGEDASSLDLRALTTDPDPGDLDAITYRVSGGRAGLTARVDGHTLDVSADASTPKGTVGHFSIEISDGHNPAVTGTVDAEVTASTRPLAVATDDVIDQADQGKTVRVDVLTNDVNPFAKDGKPLKIVAAAAEAGDATVEIAGDHLQITPAASFVGRAVIRYRIQDATGDRDREVEGHVLMTVQGVPAAPGTPTVSSVQDRTVVLSWSPPVDNGAAITQYTVSAVGGGYTKVCQATTCTLDGLTNNVEYNFRVVATNRVGDSPASPASAQARPDARPDTPQAPTLAFGDRSLKVAWTTPPTPGSPVQSFNLEISPAPPSGIAAKSKVTGNQLTWTGLENGVAYQVRVQAVNLAPEPSSWSTWSATEIPARAPGAPGQPTTSMLAPVGSQAQMKVSWAAAADNGDAVSGYELSVMRGSSTLRTIPVAGDTTSQAVVVDASTTDYTYKVRAQNKAGWSAYSQVSAPRRGVVAPGAPGTPTAAPGDRQIAVTYAAAAGNGAQSSEIRYQYSVNSGAWQGDWSGTSNTITGLSNGTTYKVRVRAVSTVDGATYTGPASASSAGVVPFGVPGTPGASASVSGTNITFSWSAPSNNGAAIDQTRVRFDGGSWQSEANSGSKTKSYAYSTTHKIEVQAHNKAGWGSIGTAQATTAAAPKPKATADTVPGTSVSNSNCSTSTCAYVAVKTANFPAGSYTVKVHTSVGDERTYYNFGLPANGTTNTSFYFGYPGETVQIEIVGWGYATPVSWY; encoded by the coding sequence GTGATCGCATCGGCAGCAGCCATCACGGTGGCAGCCGTCGTCATCACGACGCTGGCGGTCGTCTACAAGGGCAACGCGACCACCGAACTGGATCTGAACGACGGTAGCGTGTGGGTGACCAAGCAGTCGGCGCTGATGGTGGGCCACTTCAATGATCAGTCTCGGGTGCTGGACGGCGGGCTTAGCACCGCCACCGGCCAGTACGACATCCTGCAGTCCGGCCAGACCGTGCTCGTGCACGACGAGACCGGCCACACGCTGGCCACGGTCGACCCTGCCACCGTCGCACTGAGCGGTTCGGCCAAGATCGCCGCGGGCTCGCAGGTCGTGCTGGGCGACAAGACCGTCGCCGTGCTGGGCACGACCAAAGGATCTCTGTGGGTCGTGCCCGCCGGCGGTGTCGACGCGTTCGCACCGGCGCGCACAAAGCCGCTGGCCACGCTCGGACCGGGAGCGGCCGTCACGGTGGGCACCGACGGCACCGTCTATGCCGTCTCGCCGAAGAAGCGCACGCTGACCACCGTCCCGGTCGACGCGCAGGGCCAGGCGACCACGCCCGAGACGGCGAAGCTGCCGGACCTCGGCAAGAACGCGCAGGTCTCGATCACCGTCGTCGGCACGACACCGGTCGTGCTGGATGCCGCGACCGGTGCCGTGCTGTCGGGTGCAGGGCTGCGCGCCAAGGTCACGGGAACCGGCGCGGTGCTGCAGCAGCCGTCGGCGGACGATGCCGCGGTGACGATCGCGACGGACGCGGCGCTCGTGCGGGTGCCGTTGGACGGGTCGGCCATCACATCGCAGAACGCCGACGGTACGGGAGTGCCGGCGGCTCCGGTGCGGCTGAACGGCTGTTCGTACGCGGCGTGGGCCGGCTCGGGCCGCTTCCTGCGCGACTGCGACGGCACCACCCACGACCGTGCCGCGCAGATCCCCGGTCTGCCGGCCGGCGCGCACCTGCAGTTCCGGCAGAACCGCGACGTCGTCGTGCTCAACGACATCATCGGCGGCAACACGTGGCTGGCCAGCGATGCGCTGCAGCAGGTGGACAACTGGGATGATCTGACCCCGCCCAAGGGACAGACCGAAGACAATGACGAGCAGGTGACCGAAGACACGGTGCAGTCCACTCTGCCCAAGCGGTCGAAGCAGAACACGCCCCCGATCGCCAATCCCGACGACTACGGCGTGCGTCCGGGACGCACCACGATCCTGCCCGTGCTCGAGAACGACACCGACGCCGACGGCGACGTGCTGACGGTCACGGTGCCCGGCGGGGATCCCCGGGTGGGCACGCTGCAGACGATCAACAACGGGTCGGGTCTGCAGCTGGCGGTGCCCGCCGAGGCGACCGGCACCGGCAGCTTCACGTACAAGGTCGACGACGGTCGCAAGGGAACGGCGACGGCCAAGGTCTCACTGACCGTGCACCCGTGGAGCACGAACGCGGCGCCCGCGCAGAAGCGCACCACATCGCTGACGATGGAAGCCGGCGGCGTGCTCACCTACAACGTGCTGCCCGACTGGCGTGACCCCGACGGCGACAATCTGTATCTGAAGAGTGCCCAGGCCGCGCCCGGCGACGAAGTGCAGGTCACGAACGACGGGCGCATCACGTACCATGCGCTCTCGTCCACGCTCGGTCGCAAAGACGTGAAGATCTATGTCTCGGACGGTCAGAAGGTCTCCACCGGCACACTGCGGCTGGACGTGCGCCCGCGCGGATCGACCGACCCGGTCGCCACCGCCGACCACGTCATCGCCCGTGTCGGTCAGAGCACCACCGTCTCGCCGTTGGTCAACGATTACGCCGCGGGATCGCAGGAGCTGCGCCTGACGCGTGTCGGCGAGGTCGCCGGTGCCAAGATCGTCCCGGACTTCCAGAACAAGACGTTCTCGTTCCGTGCCGACGACACGGGGACGTATTATGTCCCGTATCTGATCGCCGCCGGCAGCGCGACCGCCGACGGCATCGTGCGCGTCGACGTCGAACCGGCCGCGGACAGCGATCAGCCGCCCGTGGCGGTTCAGGATGTCGCGACCCTGCCGGTCGGCGGCGACACGCTCGTGAACGTGCTGGCCAACGATTCGGACCCCGCCGGCGGCATCCTCGTGGTGCAGTCCGTCGACGTCCCCGCAGACGCCGGCGTCTCCGTCGCGGTGCAGGGGCACGAGACGCTGCGGGTCACCGACCAGGGATCGTTGGCCGACCAGATCACGATCGGCTACACGATCTCCAGCGGCACCCGCAGCGCGACCGGCCAGGTGGTCGTCATCCCGGTGCCGGCGGCATCCACCATCCGTCCGCCGTCGGCGCAGGACGACACCGCGATCGTGCGGGCCGGTGACGTCGTGACGATCCCGGTGCTCGACAACGACAGCGACCCCAACGGCACGAAGCTGCACGTCGCGCCCGATCTCGTGCCGCCGCTGGTGGATGCGAAGGACGGCCATGCGTTCGTCTCGCAGAATACTGTGCGGTTCACCGCATCCGACAAGCCCGGCACGGCGTACGTGACGTACGAAGCGGTCAACGCGAGCGGGCAGAAGGATGCCGGCTACGTGACCATCCAGGTGACCCCGCTCAGTGCCAAGTCGAACCAGGCGCCGCTGCCGCGCGACCTGACCGGGCGGGTGCTGGTCGGAACGACGACCCGCATCCACGTCCCGCTGGACGGCATCGACCCCGACGGCGACTCGGTACAGCTGGTCGGACTTGCCTCGGCGCCGCAGAAGGGCCGCGTCGAGGTCGGTCCGGACTACCTGGACTACCAGGCCATCGGGTCGACCACCGGCGAGGACTCCTTCACATATCGGGTCCGAGACCGGCTCGGCAAACAGGCCACGGCCACCGTCCACGTGGGCATCGCTCCGGCCTCGACGACGAACCAGTCGCCGTATGCCGTGAAAGACACCGTGATCATGCGGCCCGGGCGCCAGGTGGCAGTTCCCGTCCTCGCGAACGACTCCGATCCCGACGGCGATCAGTTCGGACTGGTGCCCGACGGGCTGACCGTGCCCGACGCGCCGGGCCTCTCGGCCGAGGTGCGGGGCGATCGCGTCGTGGTCACGGCGCCGAACGCCGAGACCCAGACATCCCTGCAGTACACGATCCGCGACGCGCGTGGGGCCACGGCCACCGGCGTGCTGCAGATCTCGGTCGACAAGGACGTGCCGCTGATGGCACCGATCGCCCGTGACGACCTCGTGCAGGCCGACCAGATCAAGGACGGCTCCGCCACCCTCGACCTGCTGGCCAACGACGAAGATCCCGACGGCACGACCGACGCGCTGACGGTTGCCGTCTCCGACGATGCCGTGACCCGGCAGTCCGACGGCACGTTCCGGGTCCCGGTGACCGACGCCGAACAGCTGATCATGTACACGGTCACCGACCAGGACGGCCTGAAGGCATCCGCGTTCATCCACGTGCCGTCGCTGGCCACGCTGCCTCCCGCTCTCATCTCCACGAAGGCCGTCACCGTCAAGAGCGGCCAGAAGATCGAGCTGCCGCTGCGCGACTACGTCCGGGTCTCGCGCGGCAACGGTGCCGTGATCACTGAGGCAGGCAACGTCTCGGCGCTGCACGGCAACGGTGACGACCTCGTCAAGGACGGGTCGACGCTGGTCTACACGTCGGCCGAGCGCTACTTCGGCCCCGACGCGATCACGTTCGAGGTCACCGACGGCACCGGCCCCGATGACCCGCGCGGCAACAAGGCGACGCTCGTGCTGCCGATCACGGTGACCCCGCCCGACAACGAGCCGCCGACGTTCACGAACGGCCAGGTGAAGGTCGCCCCCGGCGAGGACGCCTCGTCCCTCGACCTGCGTGCGCTGACCACCGACCCCGACCCCGGCGACCTCGACGCGATCACCTATCGCGTCTCGGGCGGCCGGGCAGGGCTCACCGCTCGCGTGGACGGTCACACGCTCGATGTCAGCGCCGACGCCTCTACTCCGAAGGGCACTGTCGGTCACTTCTCGATCGAGATCAGCGACGGCCACAACCCGGCGGTCACCGGGACGGTCGACGCGGAGGTGACCGCCTCGACCCGGCCGCTGGCCGTGGCCACCGACGACGTGATCGACCAGGCCGACCAGGGCAAGACCGTGCGGGTGGACGTGCTGACCAACGATGTGAACCCGTTCGCCAAGGACGGCAAGCCGTTGAAGATCGTCGCGGCAGCCGCCGAGGCCGGTGACGCCACGGTCGAGATCGCCGGCGACCACCTGCAGATCACACCGGCCGCATCGTTCGTCGGGCGTGCGGTGATCCGCTACCGCATCCAGGACGCCACCGGCGACCGCGACCGCGAGGTCGAGGGCCACGTCCTGATGACGGTGCAGGGAGTGCCCGCCGCCCCCGGCACACCGACGGTCTCCAGCGTGCAGGACCGCACTGTCGTGCTCAGCTGGTCGCCGCCCGTCGACAACGGCGCCGCGATCACGCAGTACACGGTCTCCGCCGTCGGCGGCGGCTACACGAAGGTCTGTCAGGCGACCACGTGCACGCTTGACGGGCTGACCAACAACGTCGAATACAACTTCCGCGTGGTGGCCACCAACCGGGTGGGCGACTCGCCGGCCTCGCCGGCCTCGGCGCAGGCGCGCCCCGATGCGCGTCCCGACACACCGCAGGCCCCGACGCTGGCCTTCGGCGACCGCAGCCTCAAGGTCGCCTGGACGACGCCGCCGACCCCCGGTTCACCGGTGCAATCCTTCAACCTCGAGATCTCGCCGGCACCGCCGTCGGGCATCGCCGCGAAGTCGAAGGTGACCGGCAACCAGCTCACCTGGACCGGCCTGGAGAACGGCGTGGCCTACCAGGTGCGCGTGCAGGCCGTGAACCTCGCGCCCGAGCCGTCGAGCTGGAGCACGTGGTCTGCCACCGAGATCCCCGCCCGCGCTCCCGGCGCACCCGGGCAGCCGACCACGTCGATGCTGGCCCCGGTCGGCTCTCAGGCGCAGATGAAGGTGTCGTGGGCCGCGGCCGCCGACAACGGCGACGCCGTGTCGGGGTACGAGCTCAGCGTCATGCGCGGGTCCTCGACGCTGCGCACGATCCCCGTCGCCGGCGACACGACCTCGCAGGCGGTGGTGGTGGATGCTTCGACCACCGACTACACCTACAAGGTCCGTGCGCAGAACAAGGCGGGCTGGAGTGCGTACAGCCAGGTGTCCGCGCCGCGCCGCGGCGTGGTCGCCCCCGGCGCCCCCGGGACTCCGACGGCCGCGCCGGGCGACCGGCAGATCGCGGTGACCTATGCGGCAGCGGCCGGCAACGGGGCGCAGAGCTCGGAGATCCGCTACCAGTACAGCGTGAACAGCGGTGCGTGGCAGGGCGACTGGTCGGGAACGTCGAACACCATCACGGGTCTGTCCAACGGCACGACCTACAAGGTGCGGGTGCGTGCGGTCTCCACCGTGGACGGCGCGACCTACACCGGGCCCGCGTCTGCATCGTCGGCGGGCGTCGTGCCGTTCGGCGTGCCGGGCACGCCGGGCGCCTCGGCCAGCGTGAGCGGCACGAACATCACGTTCAGCTGGAGTGCGCCCTCGAACAACGGCGCCGCCATCGACCAGACGCGCGTGCGCTTCGACGGCGGTTCGTGGCAGAGCGAGGCGAACAGCGGCTCGAAGACCAAGTCCTACGCCTATTCGACGACCCACAAGATCGAGGTGCAGGCGCACAACAAGGCCGGATGGGGGTCGATCGGCACGGCCCAGGCGACCACGGCAGCCGCGCCCAAACCGAAGGCGACCGCGGACACGGTTCCGGGCACGAGCGTGAGCAACTCGAACTGCTCCACGTCCACATGCGCCTACGTGGCCGTCAAGACGGCGAACTTCCCCGCCGGCAGCTACACGGTCAAGGTGCACACCAGTGTGGGCGATGAGCGCACGTACTACAACTTCGGCCTGCCGGCCAACGGCACCACGAACACATCGTTCTACTTCGGCTACCCGGGCGAGACGGTCCAGATCGAGATCGTCGGGTGGGGGTACGCCACCCCCGTGAGCTGGTACTGA
- a CDS encoding AAA family ATPase, giving the protein MTMTPEQAAWFQGTFTRLVDNVDRALMGKREVIALVLSSMLAEGHVLLEDAPGTGKTSLAKALAATVQGTSSRIQFTPDLLPSDVTGVTIYDQNTRTFEFHRGPVFASIVLADEINRASPKTQSALLEVMEESRITIDGQPHEVGRPFLVIATQNPIEQAGTYKLPEAQLDRFLIKTSIGYPDLAVAERILAGAADRNPSASLSAIITTGAVADMADLAATVHVEQAVLRYAAELSQATRADAGARLGVSVRGSLAMVRIAKVWAAAQGRHYVVPDDIKALAGPVWTHRIVLDPEAEFSGTTAETVVARALDAVAAPQSRSAA; this is encoded by the coding sequence ATGACAATGACACCGGAACAGGCAGCCTGGTTCCAGGGCACGTTCACGCGGCTGGTCGACAACGTCGATCGGGCGCTGATGGGCAAGCGCGAAGTGATCGCGCTCGTGCTCTCCTCGATGCTCGCCGAGGGTCACGTCCTGCTCGAAGACGCGCCGGGCACCGGCAAGACGAGCCTGGCCAAGGCACTGGCGGCCACGGTGCAGGGCACCTCCAGCCGCATCCAGTTCACGCCCGACCTGCTGCCGTCGGACGTGACCGGTGTGACCATCTACGACCAGAACACACGCACGTTCGAGTTCCACCGCGGCCCGGTGTTCGCCTCGATCGTGCTGGCCGACGAGATCAACCGGGCCTCGCCCAAGACGCAGTCCGCGCTGCTGGAGGTCATGGAGGAATCACGCATCACGATCGATGGCCAACCGCACGAGGTGGGCCGCCCGTTCCTGGTGATCGCGACGCAGAACCCCATCGAGCAGGCGGGGACCTACAAGCTGCCCGAAGCACAGCTCGACCGCTTCCTGATCAAGACCTCGATCGGCTACCCCGACCTGGCGGTGGCCGAGCGGATCCTGGCCGGCGCCGCCGACCGCAACCCGTCCGCGAGCCTGTCGGCGATCATCACGACCGGCGCCGTGGCCGACATGGCCGACCTCGCCGCCACAGTGCACGTCGAGCAGGCCGTGCTGCGCTACGCCGCGGAACTCTCGCAGGCCACGCGTGCCGATGCCGGCGCACGCCTGGGCGTCTCGGTGCGCGGGTCGCTCGCGATGGTCCGCATCGCCAAGGTGTGGGCTGCCGCGCAGGGGCGCCACTACGTCGTCCCCGACGACATCAAGGCCCTCGCAGGCCCCGTGTGGACGCACCGCATCGTGCTCGACCCTGAGGCCGAGTTCTCGGGCACCACGGCCGAGACCGTGGTCGCGCGCGCGCTGGACGCCGTCGCCGCCCCGCAATCGAGGTCCGCGGCCTGA